A region from the Catellatospora sp. TT07R-123 genome encodes:
- a CDS encoding DUF3253 domain-containing protein, producing MDPGDEGAAGADGRYLIVSGRRWRTTDPAIPGSLRQELVNELMAARRLVRGDPRPARRRVQDAKVALGERGDPWWAPTPDGQRVRLAAAMRALLCHRGPDATICPSDAARVAGGKAWHGLMDAAREVAGELSRQGILAVRQHGVDVDMAAAVGPVRLARGPRW from the coding sequence ATGGACCCAGGCGACGAGGGCGCGGCAGGGGCGGACGGCCGGTACCTGATCGTGTCCGGCCGGCGATGGCGGACCACCGACCCGGCCATACCCGGGTCACTGCGCCAGGAACTGGTGAACGAGCTGATGGCAGCTCGCCGGCTGGTTCGCGGCGATCCGCGACCGGCCCGCCGACGGGTACAGGACGCCAAGGTGGCGTTGGGGGAGCGAGGCGACCCGTGGTGGGCACCGACCCCCGATGGCCAGCGAGTGCGGCTGGCGGCGGCCATGCGTGCCCTGCTGTGCCATCGCGGCCCCGACGCCACCATCTGCCCCAGCGATGCGGCCCGGGTCGCCGGCGGCAAGGCGTGGCATGGCCTGATGGACGCCGCCCGTGAGGTGGCCGGTGAACTGTCGCGGCAGGGCATCCTCGCCGTCCGTCAGCACGGCGTCGACGTCGACATGGCTGCCGCCGTCGGACCCGTTCGCCTCGCCCGCGGTCCCCGGTGGTGA
- a CDS encoding helix-turn-helix transcriptional regulator codes for MDISPALARALRTGPFEEALATALDQSGLTLDRVRDHLAERGVQVSRATLSYWRRGRSRPERATSLDAVSCLEEVLGLPASSLLKLLGPRRARGRWVDHPPGTLPRSKLWPAGPILAHLAAPPDGAVTARAVHDVVRLAPDGSERSLTVRLIVEASMPGVQRIPVYYQTDQGAREPATLLRVDFGRGGRVVTDRRTGLTVAEIIFDHPLGKGERTMVEYEFGFADGEALDNYHRRFTRPVEEYALVVDFGGRMPARCHRFTRRTIDGPEKPMGEVWIGGTGSAQFVGRDIQPGIVGLRWSWS; via the coding sequence GTGGATATCAGCCCAGCGTTGGCTCGGGCGCTGCGGACCGGCCCCTTCGAGGAGGCGCTGGCCACCGCCCTGGATCAGTCCGGCCTGACGCTGGACCGGGTCCGTGACCACCTCGCCGAGCGCGGGGTGCAGGTGTCACGGGCGACCCTGTCCTACTGGCGGCGCGGGCGGTCCCGCCCGGAACGCGCCACCTCGCTGGATGCGGTGTCCTGTCTGGAGGAAGTCCTGGGCCTGCCCGCGTCCTCGCTGCTCAAGCTGCTCGGACCGCGCCGGGCGCGCGGCCGGTGGGTGGACCATCCGCCCGGCACGCTGCCGCGCAGCAAGCTCTGGCCGGCCGGGCCGATCCTGGCGCACCTGGCGGCCCCGCCGGACGGGGCGGTGACGGCCCGCGCGGTTCACGACGTGGTGCGCCTGGCACCGGACGGGAGCGAGCGCAGCCTCACCGTGCGCCTCATCGTGGAGGCCTCGATGCCCGGTGTGCAGCGGATTCCCGTTTACTACCAGACGGATCAGGGCGCGCGGGAGCCCGCCACGCTGCTGCGGGTGGACTTCGGCCGGGGCGGCCGGGTGGTGACCGACCGGCGTACGGGTCTCACGGTCGCCGAGATCATCTTCGACCACCCGCTGGGCAAGGGCGAGCGGACGATGGTGGAGTACGAGTTCGGCTTCGCCGACGGGGAGGCCCTCGACAACTACCACCGCCGGTTCACCCGGCCGGTCGAGGAGTATGCGCTGGTGGTCGACTTCGGCGGCCGGATGCCGGCCCGGTGCCACCGGTTCACCCGGCGCACCATCGACGGTCCGGAGAAGCCGATGGGCGAGGTGTGGATCGGTGGCACCGGTTCTGCCCAGTTCGTCGGCAGGGACATCCAGCCGGGGATCGTCGGCCTGCGCTGGTCCTGGAGCTAA